A region from the Euleptes europaea isolate rEulEur1 chromosome 13, rEulEur1.hap1, whole genome shotgun sequence genome encodes:
- the BRCC3 gene encoding lys-63-specific deubiquitinase BRCC36 yields MAVQAAHLEADAFLVCLNHALSTEKEEVMGLCIGEIDTSRIVHIHSVIILRRSDKRKDRVEISPEQLSAASTEAERLAELTGRPMRVVGWYHSHPHITVWPSHVDVRTQAMYQMMDQGFVGLIFSCFIEDKNTKTGRILYTCFQSIQAQKSSEYERIEIPVHVVPHNTIGKVCLESAVELPKILCQEEQDAYRKIHSLTHLDSITKIHNGSVFTKNLCSQMSAISGPLLQWLEDRLEQNKQRMQELQREKEELLEELSALE; encoded by the exons ATGGCGGTGCAGGCCGCTCACCTGGAGGCGGACGCCTTCCTGGTGTGCCTGAACCACGCGCTTAGTACCGAGAAGGAAGAGGTGATGGGGCTTTGTATCGGAGAg ATTGACACCAGCCGAATTGTTCACATCCACTCTGTGATCATCCTACGCCGGTCTGATAAAAGGAAAGATCGGGTGGAGATTTCTCCTGAGCAACTTTCAGCTGCTTCAACAGAAGCTGAG AGATTGGCTGAGTTAACAGGCCGGCCTATGAGAGTTGTGGGCTGGTATCATTCTCACCCTCACATAACAGTCTGGCCTTCACATGTAG ATGTTCGCACTCAAGCGATGTATCAGATGATGGACCAAGGCTTTGTGGGGCTTATCTTCTCCTGTTTCATTGAAGATAAAAACACAAAG ACAGGCCGGATTCTGTACACCTGTTTTCAGTCCATTCAGGCCCAAAAGAGCTCAGA GTATGAGAGAATTGAAATTCCGGTTCATGTAGTCCCTCACAACACCATTGGGAAGGTGTGCCTGGAATCAGCTGTGGAGCTGCCCAAGATTCTGTGTCAAGAGGAGCAAGATGCCTACCGAAAAATCCACAG CCTTACTCATCTGGACTCGATAACCAAGATTCACAATGGCTCAG TGTTCACGAAAAACCTCTGCAGCCAGATGTCTGCCATCAGCGGCCCTCTGCTGCAGTGGCTGGAGGACCGCCTGGAGCAGAACAAGCAGAGGATGCAGGAACTACAGCGGGAAAAAGAAGAGCTGCTGGAGGAGCTGTCTGCCCTGGAGTGA
- the MTCP1 gene encoding LOW QUALITY PROTEIN: protein p13 MTCP-1 (The sequence of the model RefSeq protein was modified relative to this genomic sequence to represent the inferred CDS: deleted 1 base in 1 codon; substituted 1 base at 1 genomic stop codon) has protein sequence MAEGEEGDARAPPVRLWVRRIGVYCDENQKTWLVATEEASKNIPRNCLFDHLESIFLFLFFFXSRHSHCTLRFGILPQEAGTLKARIRRVQVPLGEAVRPSRLPASQLPHMWQLSEGQKYRDSNSRIWDIEHHLRITGVEELLLKLLPSD, from the exons ATGGCagaaggagaggaaggtgatGCCAGAGCCCCACCTGTCCGCCTCTGGGTGCGACGGATAGGTGTCTATTGCGACGAAAATCAGAAAACATGGCTGGTGGCAACCGAAGAGGCAAGTAAGAACATTCCTCGCAATTGTCTTTTTGATCATTTGGAGagcattttccttttccttttctttttttaa agcagacacTCACATTGTACGCTTCGTTTTGGGATTCTCCCGCAGGAGGCAGGCACGCTGAAAGCCCGGATCAGAAGAGTCCAGGTCCCCCTGGGTGAGGCGGTGCGCCCCAGCCGCCTGCCTGCATCCCAGCTGCCGCACATGTGGCAGCTTTCAGAGGGGCAGAAGTACAGGGACAGCAACTCCCGCATCTGGGACATTGAACACCATTTGCGA ATCACGGGagtggaggagctgctgctgaaacTCCTGCCAAGTGATTAA